The nucleotide sequence TGGCTGCATTGTTGAATTGTTGGTCGTGCTGACGGATCGTTTAACAGTCATCCATTTAACACTGCAGCCATTTAATCATTCAACCCAATGTATTCTTCCGACACCCAGATCCGCGTGCGGTACGCCGAAACCGACCAGATGGGCTACGTGTACCACGGCAACTACGCGGCCTACTTCGAGGTGTGCCGCACCGAAGCCTTCCGGCAGCTGGGCATCAGCTACAAAGACCTGGAAGCTGAAGGCGTGGGCATGCCGGTAGGCGAAATCCGCACCCGATTCCGCCGCCCCGCTCGCTACGACGACTTGCTCACAGTCCGCCTGCTGCTCAAGCAGCCCGCCGAAGGCTCGCGGGTGCTGTTCGAATACGAAATCTACAATGAGGCCCGGGAGCTTCTTACCGAAGGCCACACCCTGATGGTGTTCGTGAACATGAGCACCGGCCGCCCCGTGCCCATCCCGCCGCACATCCAGCAGAAGCTGTCCGGATACTTTACCGACGACGAAGCCGGCAGCCCGCTCACGCCGCCCAAAGCCCCCAGCGACGCGCCGGCCCCGGCCGCGTTTCTGAAGAAGTAGGCACGTCATTCCGAGCCGCGCGAGGAATCTCGCGTGCTGATGTTGTAGTGGTATTGATTGCTACACTGGCGAGATTCCTCGCGCGGCTCGGAATGACGTGCTTAGGCATGACGTTCTGTTATTCCTCATTCACTGCACATGCGCCTGCCCACCCGCCGCTACCATTTGCCCGATGTACGCCGCCGCCGGTCGTACCGCAAGGCTATTGTGTTTCTGAAGCGGCTGCGCTTTGCTGGCGGCCGGGCCTCGGTGTATGATGTGGTGGACCGGCTGATGCAGGAAATCCGGCTGGATGGCATTGCCAAGCGCGCCTCTTACATGGCGTTCAACTTCACCATTGCCATCTTTCCCACCATCATCTTCCTGTTCACGCTCATTCCGTACATCCGCATCCCGAACCTGAACCTGTACATTCTGGAGTTTCTGGCCGACCTGATTCCGGGCGAGATGTATCGGGCTATTTCGGGCACCATCGAGGACATCGTGAACATTCCGCACGGTGGCTTGCTGTCGTTTGGTTTTGCCACGGCACTGGTGCTCAGCTCCAACGGCATCATGGCCCTGCTCGACGCCTTCGAGAAGAAGTATCCCTCGTTCAAGAAGCGCACCTACGTGCGCAAGCGGGTCATTGCCACGCTGCTGACGGTGGTGCTGTCGTCGGTGCTGCTGGTGTCGGTGGTGGGTATCTTCTTCGGTACCTATATCATTGATGCGCTGGTGTTTCACGAAATCGTGCCCGAGCAGTACACCGCTGAGCTGATTACGGTCATCAAGTACGGCTCGGTAGTGGGGCTGTTCCTGCTCACCACCTGCCTCGTGTACTACTACGTGCCGCCCGTGCACGACAAGTGGCCGTTTCTGTCGGCCGGGGCCATTGTGGCCACGCTGCTCATCTTCCTGGTGTCGTTTCTGTTCATCCTCTACGTGAAGATTTTCGACAGCTACAACCACTTCTACGGCTCGGTGGGCACGCTCGTGGGCTTCATGGTGTGGCTGGATTTCGTGTGCATGACCCTGATTCTGGGTTTCGAAATCAACGTCAGCATCGACGCCGTGACCGGGCGGCTGCGCAACAACGCCGCCGGCCTGCGCCTGATGAACCGTTTGCGCAATCAGGAGGCGAAAATTTAATCCCTGATTATCAGCTACAAGCCCTCAGGCGGAGAGCGGCGGCGGATTTTTTAGAAAAAATAAGTGGCCAAAAGTTGTGATGGGCAGGATGCGCTGCTACTTTTGTCGTCCCAAACCACTCAGTTTGGACCCTAGAGAGGTGGCAGAGTGGTCGAATGCGACGGATTCGAAATCCGTTATACCTGCAAGGGTATCGGGGGTTCGAATCCCCCCCTCTCTACAAGAGTACCTGAGTACGCTAAGCAATTGAGCAGGTCACCGGCCTGCTCAATTATTTAACTACCAATTTTTTTTTTTAGAGGAGTGGCAGAGTGGTCGATTGCGGCGGTCTTGAAAACCGTTGAGGGTTAAACCTCCGGGGGTTCGAATCCCTCCTCCTCTGCGTAGTAAACAGCAAAATCCCTCTGGCAGCCGCCAGGGGGATTTTTGTTTTCAGGCGTTTCCAAGCCGGTGAGCCGGCTTGCAACAGGCCACCGCTACATAACCGCTAGCTGCCGCACCAGTGGCGGAATAGCCGCTTACCAGCCGTAGCGCCACGCGTGGTAGAGCACAAAGCCGACCAGCAACGCCAGCAGGGCAGAGGCCAGTAGGGTTTCCCGGCGGATTCTGGGCCGCGAAGAACGCCGGCTGGTTCGTTGGCGGCGGGAGTGTCTGATAACGGCATCCTTTTCCATAGCAGGTGGCTAGCAAGTTGAACATCAGGGCTAAACCAGATACGTAGCAAGTGCCTCCCGCAGATTTAGGGTCGCCAGCCGTTGCCCGGGAAAATGGAGGCAGCGGTGGCAGCGAATAGCAGGGCCAAGCGTGGAAAGAAGGGGTGACGTAACCGGATAAGAGGTGCTGACTAGAGGGGTAGTGGCTCTGGACAGGCCTGTATGAGGAGCGGGGGAGAGGCGGGAAAATGCGTCAGCGGCCATATGACTGGCAATCAGAGCGGCAGCCAGTGGCGGCAATTGTAGGAAAATGAGAGTATTGATTTGGATTGCTGCCATCTGACCTTATCTTACCTCCGCTTTATGTGCTGCAATTGCCACGCAAACAGCACTATGAGTTCAATCCGGCTTATCGTTTCTCTTTCACTTTTCAGGTTACTCCATGCAAAAACCTCTACCCATTATTCGCCGTGCACGCCGTAGCTGGCGCCAGCTTGTAGTAGCGGCCGGGAGTCTGGCGTTGTTGGCGCTGAGCCCGGGGCAGGCCCGCGCCCAGGCCGATGCCTACCAGTTTGCGGCCACTACGGGCACATATGCGCCGTTGCCGGGCACGGCCCCCTCCGCTACGGCCGTGCAGGCCGACGATGCTATTTCCGATGCCCTGCCTATCGGATTCTCGTTTTCCTTCGATGGTATTCCGTATAGCAGTGTCTATGCCAGCTCCAACGGCTTTCTGTCGTTTAACAGCAGCGCCACCAGCAGCCTGACCAACAACCTGACCACCGGCAGCGGCGCCACTCAGCTGCCGCTGCTGGCGCCGCTCTGGGACGACCTGGGCGGTGAGCTGCCCAACAGCGCAGCCCGCTACCAGACCAGCGGCTCGGCCCCCAACCGGGTATTCACGTTTGAGTGGCAGAACTGGTCGTGGAACTACAACGCTACGGCGGCCGTGGTATCGTTTCAGGTGAAGCTCTACGAGACATCCAACCGCGTTGAGTTTGTGTACCGGCCGGAAGGCGGCGCAGTAAACTCACCTTCGGCGTCTATTGGCATTGCGGGCACGGGTACGCCCGTGCCGTTTTTGTCGCTGAGCAGCACGGCGGCCTCGCCCACAGTCAGCTCGAGCACCGAAACCAACTCGCTCAGCACACTACCCGCGGCCGGCCAGATTTACGCGTTTACGCCGCCGCCAGCTACGGGCTGCCCCACGCCCCGCAACCTGGCCGTAACTAGCACCACCGCTACTTCGGCGCTGGTTACCTGGAGTGTAATCGGGGGCGGCGGCACGTTTTCCATCAACTACGGCCCCACCGGCTTCACGCCGGGCACCGGTGGCCAGACCATCACCAGTACCGGCACTTCGGTAACCATTCCGGGCTTGTCGCCCAGCACGAACTATCAGT is from Hymenobacter yonginensis and encodes:
- a CDS encoding acyl-CoA thioesterase, which encodes MYSSDTQIRVRYAETDQMGYVYHGNYAAYFEVCRTEAFRQLGISYKDLEAEGVGMPVGEIRTRFRRPARYDDLLTVRLLLKQPAEGSRVLFEYEIYNEARELLTEGHTLMVFVNMSTGRPVPIPPHIQQKLSGYFTDDEAGSPLTPPKAPSDAPAPAAFLKK
- a CDS encoding YihY/virulence factor BrkB family protein — encoded protein: MRLPTRRYHLPDVRRRRSYRKAIVFLKRLRFAGGRASVYDVVDRLMQEIRLDGIAKRASYMAFNFTIAIFPTIIFLFTLIPYIRIPNLNLYILEFLADLIPGEMYRAISGTIEDIVNIPHGGLLSFGFATALVLSSNGIMALLDAFEKKYPSFKKRTYVRKRVIATLLTVVLSSVLLVSVVGIFFGTYIIDALVFHEIVPEQYTAELITVIKYGSVVGLFLLTTCLVYYYVPPVHDKWPFLSAGAIVATLLIFLVSFLFILYVKIFDSYNHFYGSVGTLVGFMVWLDFVCMTLILGFEINVSIDAVTGRLRNNAAGLRLMNRLRNQEAKI